From the Streptomyces sp. NBC_01216 genome, the window TGCACGCCGTCGCGCTCGGGGCGGACCTGTTGGGAACTTCGGCACTCACCCGGACGTCGACCCCGCGGCGATGCTCGCCCTCGCGGCCGAGCGCATGCTCGCCCGTGACGACCGCGTCTGGGACCAGCAGGAGGACGACCGACTCGCGGGCGCGATCGCCAGGGTCCTGACCCGACCGGAACTGAGCGCCGAGACGGCGACCGCCTCGTGTCCGTGCTCGACATCGTCTTCGGGCACCCGCCGGTCAAGAACTTCCCGTCCGGGATGTGACGCTCGGCCAGGCCCACGTGGCCCTGGGGTGATCCACGGGGGCGGGCTCGTCCACGGTCGCCGGGGCGGCCGTGGGATCCGTCCGCCGCCGGTCCCGTGGATGTACCGTCCCGGACCGTCCTCGTGCGGCGTTCCCCGGCGGGCGGAAGCTGGACGCCCGCGTATGGAGGTGAGTTCCTGGAACATGGCAGGCGGGCTCACGGCACGCGAGTCTGAGGACATGACGACACGGACACAGACCGACGACACGCACGGCACGGACTCCGCACGGACGTTCCTGGTGACGAGCGCCACCGGCAAGACCGGGCGCCGGGTGGCCGAGCGCCTCGGCGCGCGCGGGGCGACCGTGCGAGCCGGCTCCCGCACGGGGAGGGTCCGCTTCGACTGGGAGGACACCACGACCTGGGGCCCCGCACTGCGAGGCGTGGACACCGCGTACGTGAACTACTACCCGGACCTCGCCGCTCCCGGGGCGGTCGCGGCGATGGAGACCTTCGGCCGGCTCGCCGCGGAGCACGGGGTACGGCGACTGACACTGCTCTCCGGACGCGGAGAGCCCGAAGCCGTGGGGGCGGAGGATGCCTTGCGCTCCTGCGGCCTCGAACTCACCGTCGTGCGCGCCTCGTTCTTCGCGCAGAACTTCAACGAGGGCCCGATGGCCGAAGGGGTGGCGGCAGGGACGCTGGCGTTCCCCGCGGGCGGGACGGCCGAGCCGTTCGTCGACGCCGACGACCTGGCGGACGTCATCGTCGAGACCCTGCTGCGGGACGGCCACGCGGGACGGGTCCACGAGGTCACCGGGCCGCGGCTGCTGACCTTCGCCGAGGTGGCGACGGAGATATCCCACGCGTCGCGCCGCCCGCTGGTGTACGTCCCCATGAGCGAGGGCGAGTACGCGGCGCTGCTGACGGGGGCCGGCCTGCCGGCGCCCGAGGCGCAGTGGCTCGCGGCGCTCTTCGCCGGTCTCCTCGACGGCCACAACGCCTCCGTGACGGACGGGGTGAAGCGCGTACTGGGCCGCGAGCCGAGGGACTTCGCGGCCTTCGCGGCCGAGGCGTGGAGGGACCGGTAGTCGGGACGAGGCGGTGCACGGCGTCGCGGCGGGCGCGGGGGACGCCGCCGCGCGTCTCCTCGTAGCGGTCGGCCTCGGCGTCCCAGTCCAGCGGGGTCTCGGTCATTCCCGGGAAGGTGACCGGGTGTCGGGCGCCCGCCGGCGTGGGAACGTGCGTCCGTACGGCGGTACCGTGCGGCCCGTGTGTCAGTGGGCTCCATGCCCGGCGGCGATGTCCTCCACACGGGTGGCGAGTTCGAAGTCCTTGTCGGTGACCGCGCCGCCCGCGCTGTGCGTGTTCACCTCGAGAGCGACGGTGGCGTACCCGAGGGTCAGGTCGGAGTGATGGTTCAACTCCTGCTGGATCTGCGCGACATGGACGACGAGCGCGGTGGCGGCGAAGTGGTCGCCCAGCCGGTACTCGCGCCGGATGCGGTCACCGGACAGGGACCAGCCGGGAAGTTCCCGCAGTCGGTCCTCGATCTCCTTCTGCGACAGCGGCTCTGTGGGCATGCGCGGACTCCCTCCGGTCACGGGTCGCGACGGCGACGACGATGCGGGCGTCGGGGGCGCCGTCCGGGAGGACGACGCCGCCGACGTTGCCGGTGACGATACGGTCTCCGGACTCCGTCCACGGGTCAACACAGCGAAGGGTCCCGATCGGCGGAAAGGCCCGGACCACCATCACGTCGACCGGACAGGCCCGCGAGGAGGCCGGACCGAGGTCTCACGGTCCGGGGTCTCGCGGGCCCCGGCACCGCACGCCGTTCACCGACCGGGCCCGTCTCGCCCGTCGCGGCACTATCGTCCTCCCATGACGACGATCGCCGCCACGGGCGCGGGAGTAGGGCCACTGTTGCGGGGCTGGCGCGAGCGGCGTCGGCTGAGCCAACTGGAACTGGCGCTGCGGGCCGATTCCTCCGCCCGGCACATCTCCTTCGTCGAGACGGGCCGTGCCCGGCCGAGCGAGGAGATGATCCTGCGGCTGGCCGGGCACCTGGAGGTACCGGTACGGGAGCAGAACGTCCTGCTGCTCGCCGCGGGCTACGCGCCGCGGTTCACCGAGTCGACGCTCGACGAACCGCGGCTCGGGGCCCTGCGGGAGGGAATCGAGCAGCTCCTCGGAGGCTACGAGCCGTACCCGGCACTCGTCGTGGACGGTACCTACACGGTGGTGGCGGCCAACGGCGGCATCGGCGTACTGCTGGCGGGACTGCCGGACCATCTGCTGACTCCCCCGATGAACGCGATGCGGATCACGCTGCACCCGGAAGGGCTGGCGCCACGCATCCTGAATCTGCCACGGTGGCGCGGGCATCTGCTGGCACAGATGCGGCGACAGCTCGCGCTGTCCCGCTCGGAGTCGGGCGCTGTACGAGGAGGTCTCCGGGTACCCGCTACCGGAGGCGGCGGAGGGTGTGACCGCCCCGGTCGGCCCGGAGGACGGCGACGTGTGCCCGTTCTTCGCACTGCCGATGCGCATCGATCACGACGGGCGGGTGTTGTCGTTCGTGTCCTCGATCTCGACGTTCAACACGCCGATGGACGTGACGGTCTCCGAGCTGGCCATCGAGACGCTGCTCCCGGCCGATCCGGCGACGGCCGCGTACCTGCGGTCGCTCGCGGGGTGACGGGGACACCGGGGCCACAGGGCCTGCCGCCCCGAGCGCGGCGAAGCCGACGACGACCGTTCGGGGCCGCACGGGCACGGCGACGGACCGTCCCGGCAGGTGCGGCCTCGCCCGGACGGACGGGACCCAGGAACCGGCGGACGGGTCGGACCGGCGGGACGCGCGGGTGCCCCGGCCCGCCCGGAGGGCGGCCGGGGCACGCTCCGGGCGGGGTCAGCGCGCGGGATGTTCGCCCCGGACCGGGGCGGGCGCGGGGTCGGTCCGCTCCCGGCGGACGGGTTCCTCGCGTTCCGGCACGGTCCGGGAGCCGGCGGTGCGGGCGGCTTCGGCGCGCACGAGGGCGGAGAGCACGGCGAACGGGTCGATGGGCATGACGGAACTCCTCGCGGTGGTGGTGTGGTGACGTCGCGAGAGGACGGGCCTCTCAGACTGTCGGGTGGCCTCTGACCGGGCGGTCACGCCCTGGCACGCACGCTGCCGGTGTTGGCGACATGCCCCGGTAGCTCCGCTACGAGAGCACGCCGTGCGCCTTGGAATCGCACGCACCAGGCCGCGTCCGCCTGTCGTCGAAGGCCACCCGGCAGGCTCTCAGCAGCGCATCACCACGCACCGGCGCGCGGCGTCGCCCTCGGGGAGCGGTACGCGCGTGGGTGCCCCGGCCGCCGGAGCGCCCCCGGGCGGGGCGGGACGCCGGGTGGGGCGGTGGGCTCCCCGGTGCCGTGGGACGGCCCTCCGGGGGGCGGTCGCCTCGGTCTCGGACACCTCGAACGTCTCGCCGCCCGGATCCGGGACGGCGCTCGCGGCGGGCCGCTGCTCTCCGGCCACCGCTCCGGCCGCTCCGCCGCCCGCGCCGAGGAGGGCGGCGAGCACCAGCCCCAGGATCAGGCCGACGCGGCGGGCACGGCGGAGGCCCGCGGTCCGGGACGCGGCGCGCGGGACCCGCCGCGTCCCGGGGTCCGGACACACCGCCCCGGCCGCCGGGGCGGCCGGGGCGGCCGGGGCGGCACGGTGCGCGGGGGCGGGGCTCATGTAGGTGCCTCCTGCCCCCGCGCGGCCCCGACGTGCCGGGCGGTCCGCCGGATCCCCCCGGCCGGCCTACGCCGACGCCGCCGAATTCACCGCCCTGGCCGCCCCGTCACCGGTCCCCCGTGTGGTCTCACCGACCGGACCGGCGGCCCTTCGGGCGCCACTCCGGGACCTGCGCGGCCCCGGGACCCGCGCCGCCGTCCGGGCGCCGCACTCCCCCGGGCGCGCGGCCCCGTAATCCGCGACCGCGCGCCCGGAGCCGTACTCCGCGACCGTGACGGGCCCTCCACGCCCCGGCACGGCGCCTCACACCGGACACCGGACACCGCGCCGATCCCCGGTCAGTCGCGGGCCTCGCGGACGACCCGGCCGTCCGCCGGGAAGCCCTCCCGGACCGCGCCCGGCGGCGGCGCGATCTTCAGCGGGACCTGCGGACCGGCGCACTCCCGCAGCCAGCCGCGCAGCACCCGGTGCACCCGCTCCGCTCCCACCAGGTCCTCGGGCGGCGCCGAGAGGTCCGTCGGCGACATCAGGAAGGGGTGCCCCTGTTCGCCGCCGAGCCCGCCGTGCGAGCCGATCTGCTCCTCGAAAGCGTGGACGGTGCCCGTCGCCGGGTCGTACATCGAGTTGACCATGATGTCGGCGACGTGCGGGAAACGGTCCGTGCGCCGGACCGCCTCCGCCGCCCCCGGGCCGAACACCGCGAGCGGTCCGTCGTCGCCGAGTTCGGCGACCGGCACCTCCGCGCCGTCCGGGCCCAGGACGACCGAGCCGTGTTCCTCGCTCGCGACGAGCAGGAAGCCGACGCCCGGATGGCCGGCGAGCGTGCGCAGCAGCGCGGGGTGGACGCGGTCGATCTCCTCGCGGGTCATCCGGTGCGGCACCCCCGGGAAGGAGACGAGGCCCAGGTTGCCGGAGGCGAGCACGACCGGCTCGGACGGCCGTCGGGTGTCGACCTCGGCGGCCTCTCCCGCGTCGTCCTCGAGCGGCCGGTGCAGAGCGCTGCGCAGCGCGTCGCGGGCCGCGTCTCGTGCCTCCGAGCCGCTGCGGGTCCGTCGTACCCGGCGGGACACGGGCAGCCCGCACCCGGCCCGCACGAGATCCTTGAGCGTCAGCCCGTACACGGATGCGAAGGTCGGGCCGGGGCTCTGGCCGTGGTCGGAGAGCAGTACGACGCGGTACGGGCGCGGCGCGTGCGTGGCGACCTCGGCGATGAGCGCGATCGAGCGGTCGAGCCGCGCCAGCACGCGGTCGGTGTCGTGACCGTGCGGCCCGGAATGGTGGGCGACCTCGTCATAGGCGACGAGGTCGGCGTAGACGGCGGTGCGGCCCGCCAGCATGTCGCCCATGACCGCGGCCACGACCACGTCCCGTTCCACGACCGTGGCGAAGGCCCGGATGAAGGGATACGCACCGCCCCGGGAGACACGGGGTTGCTGTCCTCGCACCCGGGCCCGGGTCGACTGGGCCATCTCGCGGACGGCCTCGGCGACGAAGGAACCGGCCGTGCGGACCGCGTTTGCGGGGTCCGCGAAGTAGGCGAAGTACCCGGAGCGCGAGCGGTTGCGCCGGCCGCGGCGGGCGGCCACCGACAGGACCAGGGCGAGCTGGTCGGCACCGCCGCTGAAGAGGTTTCCGCGGGAGGCGCCGTCCGCGGTGAGCAGTCCGCCGTCCCGGGTTCGGGCGACGGCACGCCGCTGCAGCTCAGCGGCGGCGGCGGGCCGGTTGCTGACCATCAGCCGGCCGGTGTCCTTCTCGTACCAGCGGAAGGCGGGCACGTCCTCGTTGGTGCCGTGCAGGATGCCGAGTTGGCTGGCACCGGTCTGGCTGGACCAGTCGGTGCGCCAGGGGGTGAGCCGGTGGGTGGTGTCGAGCCACTGGGCCACGGTCGGCATGAGGCCACCGACGACCGCCTCGCGGAGCACCCGGTGGCCGACGCCGTCGAGTTGCAGGAAGACGGTGCCGTGGGCGGGCCCGGGAGCTCCTTCGGCTGTGCGGCCCCGGGGGCGGGTGCGGGAGGCGAGCCGGTACAGCCGGCGACGGTAGGCGTCGTCGTCGCGTACCGCGAGGGCGGTGGCAGTGGCGGACGCGACGGCGGACATCACCGCGGCGACGGCGACCGCGGTCTCCGGTTCGGCGGCGGCCCCGCTCTCGGGAACCAGCCAGAGCGCGATGAGCAGCAGCGAGCCGTTGAGGAAGAACACCAACAGGCCCAGCACGAGGGCGGGCACGAGCAGCAGGGCCCGTACGATCACCGGCCACACCAGGGCACCCAGCAGGCCGAAAGCGCCGGCTCCGAGGGCGGCGGTGACGGCGGTGCGGGTGAGGCTCTCGCCGTCGGCCGACTGGAGCTGGAAGTCGGGCAGCAGCCCGGCCAGGACGAGCAGGGTCAGGGTCGACACCCCCCAGACCACGATCACGCGCAACAGGGCGCTC encodes:
- a CDS encoding NmrA family transcriptional regulator; the encoded protein is MTTRTQTDDTHGTDSARTFLVTSATGKTGRRVAERLGARGATVRAGSRTGRVRFDWEDTTTWGPALRGVDTAYVNYYPDLAAPGAVAAMETFGRLAAEHGVRRLTLLSGRGEPEAVGAEDALRSCGLELTVVRASFFAQNFNEGPMAEGVAAGTLAFPAGGTAEPFVDADDLADVIVETLLRDGHAGRVHEVTGPRLLTFAEVATEISHASRRPLVYVPMSEGEYAALLTGAGLPAPEAQWLAALFAGLLDGHNASVTDGVKRVLGREPRDFAAFAAEAWRDR
- a CDS encoding 4a-hydroxytetrahydrobiopterin dehydratase, whose protein sequence is MPTEPLSQKEIEDRLRELPGWSLSGDRIRREYRLGDHFAATALVVHVAQIQQELNHHSDLTLGYATVALEVNTHSAGGAVTDKDFELATRVEDIAAGHGAH
- a CDS encoding phage holin family protein, with the translated sequence MRVIVVWGVSTLTLLVLAGLLPDFQLQSADGESLTRTAVTAALGAGAFGLLGALVWPVIVRALLLVPALVLGLLVFFLNGSLLLIALWLVPESGAAAEPETAVAVAAVMSAVASATATALAVRDDDAYRRRLYRLASRTRPRGRTAEGAPGPAHGTVFLQLDGVGHRVLREAVVGGLMPTVAQWLDTTHRLTPWRTDWSSQTGASQLGILHGTNEDVPAFRWYEKDTGRLMVSNRPAAAAELQRRAVARTRDGGLLTADGASRGNLFSGGADQLALVLSVAARRGRRNRSRSGYFAYFADPANAVRTAGSFVAEAVREMAQSTRARVRGQQPRVSRGGAYPFIRAFATVVERDVVVAAVMGDMLAGRTAVYADLVAYDEVAHHSGPHGHDTDRVLARLDRSIALIAEVATHAPRPYRVVLLSDHGQSPGPTFASVYGLTLKDLVRAGCGLPVSRRVRRTRSGSEARDAARDALRSALHRPLEDDAGEAAEVDTRRPSEPVVLASGNLGLVSFPGVPHRMTREEIDRVHPALLRTLAGHPGVGFLLVASEEHGSVVLGPDGAEVPVAELGDDGPLAVFGPGAAEAVRRTDRFPHVADIMVNSMYDPATGTVHAFEEQIGSHGGLGGEQGHPFLMSPTDLSAPPEDLVGAERVHRVLRGWLRECAGPQVPLKIAPPPGAVREGFPADGRVVREARD